The following proteins come from a genomic window of Trifolium pratense cultivar HEN17-A07 linkage group LG4, ARS_RC_1.1, whole genome shotgun sequence:
- the LOC123922586 gene encoding uncharacterized protein LOC123922586 — protein sequence MGRGSGKVTLKHIQDEKVRNLAFNQRSKGLTKKVSEFSNNFEVEAFLIVYDGDGDGKPMTWPQDPRTLRSMLTKYEQQKNETTPTKFEAKDYFANKKNAVEAEILRVRKKITKNKYPTWGRCFNNLEGEQLKGFINFVDVKIQCCNERINMLKNMEQSDQTSFRENTAHMPDNVTSPQASQPDDTLKQLVSINDMMDFTDVIEWDDPMPQNNVFSSHSSELNVMHSIPQMQPISAPLKSVDNISLPSTSSTNQLGEFVKLDDLMDKSDQDWASQLVDLDDWAANKLDDDDVGDGIVNWLRQPDVFEWQDNSFSSEIEQQCAALDVFSQSIYGF from the coding sequence atGGGTCGTGGGAGTGGAAAAGTAACCTTGAAACACATTCAAGATGAGAAAGTTCGTAATTTAGCTTTCAATCAGAGAAGTAAAGGATTAACAAAAAAAGTATCTGAGTTTTCTAACAACTTTGAAGTTGAAGCTTTCTTAATTGTGTACGATGGTGATGGTGACGGTAAACCCATGACTTGGCCACAAGACCCCAGAACACTACGATCCATGCTTACAAAATATGAGCAACAAAAGAATGAGACAACTCCAACGAAATTTGAAGCGAAGGACTATTTTGCGAATAAGAAGAACGCGGTTGAAGCTGAGATATTGAGAGTGCGCAAAAAGATCACAAAGAACAAATATCCAACTTGGGGTAGATGTTTTAACAATTTGGAAGGGGAGCAACTCAAAGGTTTCATCAACTTTGTAGATGTCAAGATTCAGTGTTGTAATGAAAGAATTAACATGTTGAAAAATATGGAACAGAGTGATCAAACTAGTTTCAGGGAAAACACTGCTCATATGCCAGATAATGTTACCTCTCCACAAGCAAGCCAACCTGATGATACTCTGAAACAGCTTGTTAGTATTAATGACATGATGGATTTCACGGATGTTATAGAGTGGGATGATCCGATGCCTCAAAATAATGTTTTCTCCTCACATTCAAGTGAACTTAATGTCATGCATAGCATTCCTCAAATGCAACCTATCTCTGCTCCTTTGAAGTCAGTTGATAATATAAGTTTGCCTTCAACTTCATCAACAAATCAACTTGGTGAATTTGTGAAGTTAGATGATCTAATGGATAAATCTGATCAGGACTGGGCTAGTCAACTTGTGGATTTGGATGACTGGGCTGCTAATAAgctagatgatgatgatgttggtgATGGTATTGTGAATTGGTTAAGGCAACCTGATGTGTTCGAATGGCAAGATAATTCCTTTTCATCTGAAATTGAACAACAATGTGCAGCTTTGGATGTCTTTTCCCAATCAATATATGGATTTTAA
- the LOC123922585 gene encoding uncharacterized protein LOC123922585, whose product MASKLSFLNSLINRRNKPANNNSIKDDHINEDHLDIVKAAAWAWHQHGSGSCHEGEGSNEFYFRRSTTHRAPRPSRYKLELEAMTSTEKEATQSSTILHKEKSRSLLDAYEVQSISKQLNHLLESNNTRNRDKLVNSANNIASTSADDGVKEIKKKKKVRKGFFLKHSVICGREGDVVDPTSVSRDRRRQLTKSIPSNQGFK is encoded by the coding sequence ATGGCTTCCAAGCTCTCTTTTCTAAATTCTCTCATCAATCGAAGAAACAAACCTGCTAATAACAATTCTATTAAAGATGATCACATCAATGAAGATCACTTAGACATAGTGAAAGCAGCTGCATGGGCATGGCATCAACATGGATCCGGATCATGCCATGAAGGTGAGGGTTCTAATGAGTTTTATTTTAGAAGAAGTACTACTCATCGTGCACCGAGACCTTCTCGGTACAAATTAGAATTAGAAGCAATGACATCAACGGAAAAAGAAGCGACACAAAGTTCAACAATTCTTCACAAGGAAAAATCTAGATCTCTACTTGACGCGTATGAAGTTCAAAGCATTTCAAAGCAATTGAATCACCTTTTAGAGTCTAATAATACTCGCAATCGCGATAAACTTGTGAATAGCGCCAATAATATTGCGAGTACAAGTGCGGATGATGGTGTTAAAGagataaagaaaaagaagaaggtAAGGAAAGGGTTTTTTCTTAAGCATAGTGTTATATGTGGAAGAGAGGGAGATGTGGTAGATCCAACTAGTGTTTCAAGAGATCGTCGTCGTCAATTAACAAAGAGTATACCTTCTAATCAAGGCTTTAAATAA
- the LOC123920716 gene encoding uncharacterized protein LOC123920716 isoform X1 has protein sequence MNITRAPMIFSIYQLTLRINAMQCRLCIYQHAVTLTSLSILPRHSMGKSGKSLIVKKFDLCLNPREECPCEPFPKFKLKVVVIQENDPSNYINIQAVKSSELQFSDSLRFPTKRGFPVNLNAN, from the exons ATGAATATCACAAGGGCACCTATGATTTTCTCTATATACCAATTGACTTTAAG AATAAATGCAATGCAATGTCGGTTATGCATTTATCAGCATGCTGTCACCCTCACTTCTCTTTCCATTCTTCCGAG ACATTCAATGGGAAAAAGTGGGAAAAGTTTAATAGTGAAAAAGTTTGACTTATGCTTGAATCCAAGGGAAGAATGCCCTTGCGAACCATTTCCAAAATTCAAGTTAAAG GTCGTAGTCATACAAGAGAATGACCCTTCCAACTACATTAATATTCAGGCAGTTAAGTCAAGTGAGTTACAATTCAGCGATTCACTCCGATTCCCTACAAAGCGCGGTTTTCCTGTGAATTTGAATGCAAATTAA
- the LOC123920716 gene encoding uncharacterized protein LOC123920716 isoform X2: MQCNVGYEFISMLSPSLLFPFFRGLVQHSMGKSGKSLIVKKFDLCLNPREECPCEPFPKFKLKVVVIQENDPSNYINIQAVKSSELQFSDSLRFPTKRGFPVNLNAN, from the exons ATGCAATGCAATGTCGGTTATGAGTTTATCAGCATGCTGTCACCCTCACTTCTTTTTCCGTTCTTCCGAGGTTTGGTTCA ACATTCAATGGGAAAAAGTGGGAAAAGTTTAATAGTGAAAAAGTTTGACTTATGCTTGAATCCAAGGGAAGAATGCCCTTGCGAACCATTTCCAAAATTCAAGTTAAAG GTCGTAGTCATACAAGAGAATGACCCTTCCAACTACATTAATATTCAGGCAGTTAAGTCAAGTGAGTTACAATTCAGCGATTCACTCCGATTCCCTACAAAGCGCGGTTTTCCTGTGAATTTGAATGCAAATTAA